A part of Periplaneta americana isolate PAMFEO1 chromosome 17, P.americana_PAMFEO1_priV1, whole genome shotgun sequence genomic DNA contains:
- the Orct gene encoding organic cation transporter protein isoform X1 produces MAGSRGQVSAQARRRAEMAYDDVLPHLGEFGRYQKRIYLLLCLPAILCALHKLAGVFLQANVKHRCQLPYEFDNATYNIPEINMTIPWDSVTQSRSSCRRYKANFTEEYFEAGIPANKSVKCDKWIYDHSVYKSSAVTEFDLVCDNAHFRVMADSLFMVGALLGSIIFGDLSDRFGRRPIFFLSLVLQVVFGILAAVVPEYYTFMLCRLVVGSTTSGVFLVAYVIAMEMVGPTKRLFAGVVCQFFFTTGYILTAAFAYFIKDWRILQASLSAPGIIFLSYWWFVPESARWLITKGRGAEAKELLIKAAKENKVTIPEDILDNLLPRPDETDPNQQASQDKCKTAEKKSSLFDLFRYPNLRKKTIVILFSWFINSGTYYGLSWNTSNLGGNDYLNFLLSGAVEIPGYSFLLLTLNRWGRKAVLCGCMIVGGVALLLTCLVPSDANWLIITLAMIGKMVITASYGTIYVFSAEQFPTVVRNIGIGAASTSARIGGILAPYTLLLSDHWRPLPLLIYGALALVGGLMSLLLPETLNRKLPDTIAEGERFGAKDKSDLEDLQGNMEDICNNSNMNDVKK; encoded by the exons GTATCAGCTCAAGCGAGAAGGAGAGCTGAAATGGCTTATGATGACGTTTTGCCTCACTTGGGAGAATTTGGACGTTATCAGAAAAGGATTTACCTTCTCTTGTGCCTTCCAGCAATTCTGTGTGCTCTGCATAAATTGGCAGGAGTTTTCTTACAAGCCAATGTTAAGCACAG ATGCCAGTTACCCTACGAATTTGATAATGCCACATACAATATACCAGAAATCAACATGACAATACCCTGGGACTCAGTAACACAAAGTCGTTCAAGTTGTAGACGATATAAAGCTAATTTTACTGAAGAATATTTTGAGGCAGGCATCCCTGCTAACAAATCTGTTAAATGTGATAAATGGATCTACGATCACTCGGTATACAAAAGCAGCGCTGTTACAGAA TTCGATCTCGTTTGCGACAATGCTCATTTCCGTGTCATGGCCGATTCCCTCTTCATGGTTGGAGCTCTGCTTGGTTCCATAATATTTGGAGATCTGTCTGATAG GTTTGGACGGAGACCCATATTCTTCCTTTCTCTGGTACTGCAGGTGGTTTTCGGAATATTGGCAGCAGTGGTTCCAGAGTACTATACTTTCATGCTGTGCCGATTGGTGGTTGGGTCCACAACATCAGGAGTTTTCTTAGTAGCCTATGTGATTG CTATGGAAATGGTAGGCCCCACTAAGCGGCTGTTTGCTGGTGTGGTTTGCCAGTTTTTCTTCACAACAGGCTATATACTCACAGCTGCATTCGCTTACTTCAtcaaagactggagaattctgcAGGCTTCTCTCTCTGCACCAGGAATTATATTCTTGTCGTACTGGTG GTTTGTACCAGAATCTGCACGGTGGCTCATAACGAAAGGTCGTGGGGCTGAAGCGAAAGAACTGCTTATCAAGGCTGCCAAGGAAAACAAGGTAACAATTCCGGAAGACATTCTGGATAATCTCCTGCCTAGACCTGACGAGACTGATCCGAACCAACAAGCGTCACAGGACAAATGCAAAACGGCAGAGAAGAAGTCCTCACTGTTTGATCTCTTTCGGTACCCCAATCTACGCAAGAAAACAATAGTCATCTTGTTTAGCTG GTTTATCAACAGTGGCACTTACTATGGGCTGTCCTGGAACACCTCAAACCTCGGCGGCAATGACTATCTGAATTTCTTATTGTCTGGGGCAGTTGAGATTCCTGGTTACTCATTTCTTCTGCTCACACTTAACAGATGGGGCCGAAAAGCTGTGCTTTGTGGCTGTATGATTGTAGGTGGAGTGGCCTTGCTCCTTACATGTCTAGTGCCTTCAG ATGCGAACTGGCTGATAATTACGCTAGCTATGATTGGCAAGATGGTGATCACAGCTTCGTATGGCACTATTTATGTGTTCTCGGCTGAGCAGTTCCCGACAGTGGTTCGTAACATAGGAATCGGAGCTGCTTCCACCTCAGCTCGCATCGGAGGCATACTTGCGCCTTATACTCTTCTTCTG AGTGATCACTGGCGACCCTTACCACTGCTAATATATGGTGCTCTGGCTTTGGTCGGAGGCTTGATGTCTCTCTTACTGCCAGAAACACTGAACAGAAAACTTCCAGATACTATTGCAGAGGGAGAGAGATTTGGAGCTAA GGACAAATCAGACCTTGAAGATCTTCAAGGAAATATGGAAGACATCTGTAACAATTCAAACATGAATGACGTGAAGAAATGA
- the Orct gene encoding organic cation transporter protein isoform X2, which yields MAYDDVLPHLGEFGRYQKRIYLLLCLPAILCALHKLAGVFLQANVKHRCQLPYEFDNATYNIPEINMTIPWDSVTQSRSSCRRYKANFTEEYFEAGIPANKSVKCDKWIYDHSVYKSSAVTEFDLVCDNAHFRVMADSLFMVGALLGSIIFGDLSDRFGRRPIFFLSLVLQVVFGILAAVVPEYYTFMLCRLVVGSTTSGVFLVAYVIAMEMVGPTKRLFAGVVCQFFFTTGYILTAAFAYFIKDWRILQASLSAPGIIFLSYWWFVPESARWLITKGRGAEAKELLIKAAKENKVTIPEDILDNLLPRPDETDPNQQASQDKCKTAEKKSSLFDLFRYPNLRKKTIVILFSWFINSGTYYGLSWNTSNLGGNDYLNFLLSGAVEIPGYSFLLLTLNRWGRKAVLCGCMIVGGVALLLTCLVPSDANWLIITLAMIGKMVITASYGTIYVFSAEQFPTVVRNIGIGAASTSARIGGILAPYTLLLSDHWRPLPLLIYGALALVGGLMSLLLPETLNRKLPDTIAEGERFGAKDKSDLEDLQGNMEDICNNSNMNDVKK from the exons ATGGCTTATGATGACGTTTTGCCTCACTTGGGAGAATTTGGACGTTATCAGAAAAGGATTTACCTTCTCTTGTGCCTTCCAGCAATTCTGTGTGCTCTGCATAAATTGGCAGGAGTTTTCTTACAAGCCAATGTTAAGCACAG ATGCCAGTTACCCTACGAATTTGATAATGCCACATACAATATACCAGAAATCAACATGACAATACCCTGGGACTCAGTAACACAAAGTCGTTCAAGTTGTAGACGATATAAAGCTAATTTTACTGAAGAATATTTTGAGGCAGGCATCCCTGCTAACAAATCTGTTAAATGTGATAAATGGATCTACGATCACTCGGTATACAAAAGCAGCGCTGTTACAGAA TTCGATCTCGTTTGCGACAATGCTCATTTCCGTGTCATGGCCGATTCCCTCTTCATGGTTGGAGCTCTGCTTGGTTCCATAATATTTGGAGATCTGTCTGATAG GTTTGGACGGAGACCCATATTCTTCCTTTCTCTGGTACTGCAGGTGGTTTTCGGAATATTGGCAGCAGTGGTTCCAGAGTACTATACTTTCATGCTGTGCCGATTGGTGGTTGGGTCCACAACATCAGGAGTTTTCTTAGTAGCCTATGTGATTG CTATGGAAATGGTAGGCCCCACTAAGCGGCTGTTTGCTGGTGTGGTTTGCCAGTTTTTCTTCACAACAGGCTATATACTCACAGCTGCATTCGCTTACTTCAtcaaagactggagaattctgcAGGCTTCTCTCTCTGCACCAGGAATTATATTCTTGTCGTACTGGTG GTTTGTACCAGAATCTGCACGGTGGCTCATAACGAAAGGTCGTGGGGCTGAAGCGAAAGAACTGCTTATCAAGGCTGCCAAGGAAAACAAGGTAACAATTCCGGAAGACATTCTGGATAATCTCCTGCCTAGACCTGACGAGACTGATCCGAACCAACAAGCGTCACAGGACAAATGCAAAACGGCAGAGAAGAAGTCCTCACTGTTTGATCTCTTTCGGTACCCCAATCTACGCAAGAAAACAATAGTCATCTTGTTTAGCTG GTTTATCAACAGTGGCACTTACTATGGGCTGTCCTGGAACACCTCAAACCTCGGCGGCAATGACTATCTGAATTTCTTATTGTCTGGGGCAGTTGAGATTCCTGGTTACTCATTTCTTCTGCTCACACTTAACAGATGGGGCCGAAAAGCTGTGCTTTGTGGCTGTATGATTGTAGGTGGAGTGGCCTTGCTCCTTACATGTCTAGTGCCTTCAG ATGCGAACTGGCTGATAATTACGCTAGCTATGATTGGCAAGATGGTGATCACAGCTTCGTATGGCACTATTTATGTGTTCTCGGCTGAGCAGTTCCCGACAGTGGTTCGTAACATAGGAATCGGAGCTGCTTCCACCTCAGCTCGCATCGGAGGCATACTTGCGCCTTATACTCTTCTTCTG AGTGATCACTGGCGACCCTTACCACTGCTAATATATGGTGCTCTGGCTTTGGTCGGAGGCTTGATGTCTCTCTTACTGCCAGAAACACTGAACAGAAAACTTCCAGATACTATTGCAGAGGGAGAGAGATTTGGAGCTAA GGACAAATCAGACCTTGAAGATCTTCAAGGAAATATGGAAGACATCTGTAACAATTCAAACATGAATGACGTGAAGAAATGA